One stretch of Bremerella cremea DNA includes these proteins:
- a CDS encoding tudor domain-containing protein, with the protein MSNHRPRYFLIGTLAFVATGLLSSMLLAQGGTPYFYPPSQTMHTWKGKGGSLVFSGRAVERKGDFISFKTSKNIEITLPLKYLSQDDHDYLNHLAGNGPAPAATSRPSDSQPAPAGMTPVGMTPVEENDGEAPPADFFGPSPGPATGGEDPFSENPFQEVPADSATGSPGQLYKQGDEIEIVDDGTWYSGTILAVRPADNTYYVRFSKSDIPFSRWVSAQDLRLPGGAQPSDMPSQPLAEDPFTEKKPTSVTTQEVMVDSQLAVGYMIGAVKKGDTIRLSYISGKWKAWGRLASESPDAEYIGGGEKCRLALSALENQSEIVKLAVVPGMTDIRPFTWTADKDYPTVFLQINDTDGDFSSNPPSDVKYSLSIEKPLE; encoded by the coding sequence ATGTCGAACCATCGTCCGCGCTATTTCCTGATTGGCACGCTGGCATTCGTGGCAACTGGCCTGCTTAGCAGCATGCTTTTAGCCCAAGGGGGAACGCCCTATTTTTATCCTCCTTCGCAAACCATGCACACGTGGAAAGGCAAAGGAGGAAGCCTCGTCTTCTCGGGCCGAGCGGTCGAGCGCAAAGGGGATTTCATTTCGTTCAAGACGTCGAAGAATATTGAAATCACGTTGCCGCTGAAATATCTGAGCCAAGATGACCACGACTATCTGAATCATCTGGCCGGAAATGGCCCCGCTCCGGCCGCCACAAGTCGGCCTTCTGATAGCCAGCCTGCTCCGGCAGGGATGACGCCGGTGGGCATGACCCCCGTGGAAGAGAACGACGGCGAAGCACCGCCCGCCGATTTCTTCGGACCTTCGCCTGGCCCTGCCACTGGCGGCGAAGATCCTTTCAGTGAGAATCCTTTTCAAGAGGTGCCGGCCGACTCAGCAACTGGCAGCCCAGGGCAACTTTACAAGCAAGGGGACGAGATCGAGATTGTCGACGACGGTACCTGGTACTCCGGAACTATCCTGGCAGTTCGCCCGGCGGATAACACCTATTACGTGAGATTCAGCAAGTCCGATATTCCTTTCTCAAGGTGGGTCTCTGCCCAGGATCTTCGTCTACCTGGCGGAGCACAGCCGAGCGACATGCCCAGTCAGCCGTTGGCGGAAGATCCTTTTACCGAGAAGAAACCAACCTCGGTGACCACTCAAGAGGTGATGGTCGACTCGCAATTGGCGGTTGGTTATATGATTGGAGCGGTGAAAAAGGGAGACACGATCCGGCTGAGCTACATCAGTGGCAAATGGAAAGCCTGGGGACGCTTGGCTTCGGAATCGCCCGATGCAGAATACATTGGTGGCGGTGAGAAATGCCGCTTGGCCCTCAGTGCGCTGGAAAATCAATCGGAAATCGTCAAGCTGGCGGTTGTACCCGGTATGACCGACATTCGGCCATTCACTTGGACCGCGGACAAAGACTATCCGACCGTCTTTCTGCAAATTAACGACACCGACGGTGACTTTTCCAGCAACCCACCTAGCGATGTGAAGTATTCGCTTTCGATTGAAAAACCGCTGGAATAG
- the ggt gene encoding gamma-glutamyltransferase, whose protein sequence is MTNYFQTLLPRRRAIVSLSLVCLTLLIIPVATLAQEANPRPPREPVKVATGKQGVVVTDTPFASEVGRDILAKGGNAVDAAVAVSIALQVSWPEAGNIGGGGFMMIAQPDEEVVCVSYREKAPAAVDEYSFDKWTDEHHVFMAGVPGTVRGLALAHEKYGKLPWKDLIEPSIVASRDGLKVDGYLAYSLNSVLLQDYIQKGERFAELRRVYGHPEGRPWRAGDTLVQPDLAVSLTLIAEEGPKAFYEGPIADKIVEEMKRGGGVMTKQDLKDYTAKVQTPVKADFGPYTIYGAAPPSSGGTTVLIQMQIIEALDFPTDQKEYWTAQQVHLLTEAIRRGFRERAAWLGDPDYVTIPEHLLTKEHAKKLAETIDPYKATPSTEIAGDIKLTDGPYESPQTTHFSVIDKDGVAVSSTYTLEGTFGCRIVVPGTGFLLNNEMGDFNWYPGYTNHEGKIGTKPNRLAPGKRMLSSMSPTIVLQDGKPKLLIGSPGGRTIINTVTEILVQTLVLNRSLEEAIDGPRFHHQWFPDEIRFEKLDDGVFTKIIPDLEARGYKVDPGRGRQGCAQGIIVDTETGVAKGVGDWRRGSSALAVE, encoded by the coding sequence ATGACAAATTACTTCCAAACGCTTCTCCCGCGTCGCCGGGCTATTGTTTCGCTCTCGCTGGTTTGCCTCACACTGCTGATCATTCCGGTGGCGACCTTGGCCCAGGAAGCCAACCCTCGTCCGCCCCGCGAGCCCGTGAAAGTAGCCACCGGCAAGCAAGGGGTGGTGGTCACCGATACCCCGTTTGCCTCGGAAGTTGGCCGCGACATCTTGGCCAAAGGGGGCAACGCGGTCGACGCGGCGGTGGCGGTATCGATTGCCTTGCAGGTCAGTTGGCCCGAAGCTGGCAACATCGGGGGTGGCGGTTTCATGATGATCGCGCAGCCGGATGAAGAAGTGGTTTGCGTCAGCTACCGCGAGAAAGCCCCGGCTGCCGTCGACGAGTACAGCTTCGATAAGTGGACCGACGAGCATCACGTCTTCATGGCAGGCGTTCCGGGAACGGTTCGCGGCTTGGCCTTGGCTCACGAAAAATATGGCAAGCTGCCATGGAAAGATCTGATCGAGCCGTCGATCGTCGCCTCGCGCGATGGTTTGAAAGTAGATGGCTACCTGGCCTACTCGCTGAACTCGGTATTGCTGCAAGATTACATTCAAAAAGGGGAACGCTTCGCCGAGTTGCGGCGGGTTTATGGCCATCCGGAAGGGCGACCTTGGCGGGCAGGCGATACGCTGGTACAGCCAGACCTGGCGGTCTCGTTGACTTTGATCGCCGAAGAAGGTCCGAAAGCTTTTTACGAAGGGCCCATCGCCGATAAGATCGTTGAAGAGATGAAACGTGGCGGCGGGGTGATGACCAAGCAAGACCTGAAAGATTACACCGCCAAGGTGCAAACGCCCGTCAAGGCCGATTTCGGGCCTTACACCATTTACGGCGCCGCGCCTCCTTCTTCCGGCGGCACCACGGTTTTGATTCAGATGCAGATCATCGAAGCCCTCGACTTTCCGACCGACCAAAAAGAGTATTGGACCGCCCAACAAGTTCATTTGCTGACCGAAGCCATTCGACGTGGCTTCCGCGAACGAGCGGCTTGGTTAGGCGATCCTGATTACGTTACGATTCCCGAGCATTTGCTCACCAAAGAGCACGCCAAGAAACTGGCCGAAACGATCGACCCTTACAAAGCGACCCCCAGCACCGAGATCGCCGGGGACATCAAGTTGACCGATGGCCCATACGAAAGCCCGCAGACGACCCACTTTTCAGTGATCGACAAAGATGGCGTGGCGGTCAGCAGCACCTACACCTTGGAAGGGACGTTCGGCTGCCGGATTGTGGTGCCGGGAACGGGCTTTCTGCTGAACAACGAAATGGGGGATTTCAACTGGTACCCTGGTTACACCAACCACGAAGGGAAGATCGGTACCAAGCCTAATCGCCTGGCCCCTGGCAAGCGGATGCTGAGTTCGATGTCGCCGACCATCGTTCTGCAAGATGGCAAGCCCAAGCTGTTGATCGGCAGCCCTGGCGGACGAACGATTATCAACACCGTGACCGAAATCTTGGTGCAAACGTTGGTCTTAAATCGTTCGCTGGAAGAAGCGATCGATGGCCCCCGTTTCCATCACCAGTGGTTCCCCGATGAGATTCGGTTCGAGAAGCTCGACGATGGCGTCTTTACCAAGATCATTCCCGACCTAGAGGCCCGTGGCTACAAGGTCGATCCTGGTCGCGGTCGCCAGGGATGTGCCCAGGGAATTATTGTTGATACGGAAACTGGGGTCGCCAAAGGAGTTGGGGATTGGCGTCGCGGCAGCTCGGCTTTGGCGGTTGAATAG